Sequence from the Cryptococcus neoformans var. neoformans JEC21 chromosome 1, complete sequence genome:
GAATAGATCTTCACGcagcgaagaagaaccaACAGCATCATATCGCGGATCGGAAGAGATTGAGCGTTTGACAGAAGACCAttgagaggatgaggtgaTGTTCGTTGATTCTTTGAGAAGAGTGTTGAAGTCTTCTTCGGCTTTCTGAGCTGCAGCTCGTTTGCCTGCAGACCTAAAAGTTATTTCTATCAACGATCAAACAATTACCGTACTCACGCTCGCCAAGGTCTCTCAAATGCTGCTTAAACGCCTTTTCTCTCTGGTGATCATCTCTGCCAAAAGCATAAAACCTcctatccttcttccattttttcCTAAAGTCATCCCATCTCGTCCTAGTACTTGTCACTTCCTTATCCAGCAAGGCTTTGTATTCCTTCTCTGgctctgccttcttctcttccgccGCAGAACCCTTCTTGAGGCGTTTGGCTCGACCAACTTCACGGCAGTACTCTTCATACACCTCACGTCGGTCTTTCATAGATGAGAGAAGCACGTAGCGCGGATCGTTGATGAACAAGGGCAGGGATTGATCCCAGGGGGCAAAGGGCGAGATGTCCTTTTCAATGAGCAAAGCCTTGAACAATGCAcgtccttcttcgacaGAAACGTTGACCTTTTCGGGGACGGCAAAGACCTTTTTTGCGGCTTcggcctcttcctttttagtcttttcatcttgctcttccaaatcctttTTGGTTTGAGCATCCTTCTCGGCGAACTCGGCGGCAACAGCCTTCATCCAggcctcttcgtcctcttcgccttctgGGCCAACcacgtcctcctcctcttgctcttggCCTCCcaccttggccttcttctcctccggtgcatcatcttcgccatcctccctctgtttcctctttctttccttttctgcctcttccttcttcttcctctcagcATCTATCTCCGCCCTGATCCTCTCCAGTTCTTTCAGCTTTTCAATCCTCTCCtgctcaatcttctcttgctcctctttatctttttcctcctttttcttcctctcctcctcctccagttGAGCTACAGCGTCCTTGATCTCATCTGGAACAGTCCATTCCGATCTTttgttctccttttcaaagTAAAACACATTCCCTTCAGTTGTCGTGATTCTCATCCAGCCAGTACCGGGGATCGGCACCTTGTCCTTGggcttttccttcttcttcttcttcgtcttttccTCAGCGGCTCCAGTTCCGCCTGGGGTAACTGCGCCAGGAGCTGGAGACCCAGTGGGTGGAGTGGTTCcgggagggaagggagggaaagTGGGGCGGATATATGTCGACTCGCGAGTTTGAGCGTTATAGTAATAAGGCGTTATGCCATCCGGGGCTACGCTTACATGCGTCAGCACTTTCCTTCACCCTCCACGCTTACTCGGAATAAAGATCAATAGGACCTACCTCTATGTTCAGACCATccaggaggaaggggatgtGGGAACCCTCCGACACTGAAGGGCATCCCCGGAGGTGGACCTGGAGGAAAGCCGAATCCCGGAGCAGCAGGTGGACGGAACGGCGGGGCAGCAGGTGCACCTGGTTGAGGGATGTATGGCACATTGGCGACTGGAGGTCTTCCCGGAGGAGGTCCAGGAGGAACACCGGACATTCTTGTTTTCAGTTGTGGAACGATGGTTGGTGATGAAATGGAGAGCAAGTTCGGAAGCGCTGGAATGTTTCTCTTTCAGAGGCTTCTTTCGCGACCGCTTGGTTTTCGCATCACTTCATTTCTTCACTTCCAAACAGGCAGAAAATACTAGCAACAACAATGCGTAATTCATCGTTCATGACGCTatttttcttctcatcgCGAGTGTCCAAGATTccaggaaggaaaaaaagaaaaacaaaagcaaAGCGTATTATACTACTGAACTACATGGCAGCCTTTGGTTTGGAAATGCCCGTTCGGTATGGATAATAACTGCCCTTGAAACACCAGCAACACCCACATAAAAGCAGAGATGGTGAGTTTATTGGGCAACGGTGAATGATTGAGAAACTCTTGTCCAAGCCGTCATCAGCACAAGGTTCTCACAAACGGCTGGAGGTGAGTAGGCTTGCAAGATTCATAATCTGATTCGTTCGTGTTATCCCCCGTGATGTGCAACGCCCTCATAAGGACTAGAAACCATCAGCATTTTCagtttcttccctttcgtTGAGGCAAGACACATGTCGGCAAAAACACTCACATTTACAATCTCCATTGGGAATATTCGTCCCATTCGAGAATGTCGCTGAACTCAAATGAGCGGCGGCGCTCGTCGTTCTCCGTTTCCTGTTCAAAAGTCGGGGAACGCTTTCGAGTGGTGTAATCGGGAGTAAAAGTAAGGTTGGCATTTGCGTCAATCAAGTCAATCACGAGCAAAGGTGTTCCTCCGGCAAGACGGTAAAGCACCGAGGGGTAGCTCACGTTGCTAAACGTATATGTTGCCGGGCCTTGTTGGACGTTGCCATCCACATCGATGATAGCGGGCGAGTTCATGCCGAGATACCAATCCGTAGGGTCGAGGATGGGCATGTCTTTCATGTTGGCGGCGACACCCATGTAAGGGACCTTGACAGTGTTGCCACCGCCGGTGACCTTGATGAATCCAGAATAGATGGGGAAGGTCTGAGCGTCAAGACCAGTAGGAGCGGTGAACTTTGACGGCTTATCTAGTCTACGAGCCTTTATACATCTC
This genomic interval carries:
- a CDS encoding peptide-binding protein, putative translates to MSGVPPGPPPGRPPVANVPYIPQPGAPAAPPFRPPAAPGFGFPPGPPPGMPFSVGGFPHPLPPGWSEHRAPDGITPYYYNAQTRESTYIRPTFPPFPPGTTPPTGSPAPGAVTPGGTGAAEEKTKKKKKEKPKDKVPIPGTGWMRITTTEGNVFYFEKENKRSEWTVPDEIKDAVAQLEEEERKKKEEKDKEEQEKIEQERIEKLKELERIRAEIDAERKKKEEAEKERKRKQREDGEDDAPEEKKAKVGGQEQEEEDVVGPEGEEDEEAWMKAVAAEFAEKDAQTKKDLEEQDEKTKKEEAEAAKKVFAVPEKVNVSVEEGRALFKALLIEKDISPFAPWDQSLPLFINDPRYVLLSSMKDRREVYEEYCREVGRAKRLKKGSAAEEKKAEPEKEYKALLDKEVTSTRTRWDDFRKKWKKDRRFYAFGRDDHQREKAFKQHLRDLGERKRAAAQKAEEDFNTLLKESTNITSSSQWSSVKRSISSDPRYDAVGSSSLREDLFNNYIRALSSTSNPAKSNPEEQSIKEKEEAAARRLAERKAGQSAQPSESKEDAAARKLAERKAKSEASLREREAKVREEKERVEREMHKSKMGAGREEAEALFRSLLVDSVKEPNVTLDEAQSYLSSDPRWNHPSLSARDKQRLFAAHSERLFSKRSNALHSLFESKTPALNTSYDDVYPQIIDDPLVKRLGLQGEALEDRWRSWRRKKEHDARIEFDQMLRENSFVEFWSKMRKKTMDEKALEVQEQDEYDEGEGMGEGGAADLTQLAKQIDLGEIKAVLRRDKRYTVFDHMPDEREKWLRDYLENVEAASGSKTIHNVGLDR